The Medicago truncatula cultivar Jemalong A17 chromosome 7, MtrunA17r5.0-ANR, whole genome shotgun sequence genome includes the window GAAACACACTTTTTACATTGCACTCTTGAAAACACGCATTGTATTATCCCAAATTTACATTCCTTGCAAAACATGCGACatatcttcctcatcttcctcTTCAAAACAATCTCAGTTTCATTAAATAGTGATTTGCCGTACAATTCTACACTAGCAAGTTCCTTGGTCTTTATCCAGTCTTCTTCCTTTTGAAGCCTTGATGTATGTTTGCAGCATTATATGAATCTAACTTTTCAATTTTCGCAATGCAATCTTTCATCCTTTTCAAAACTATTGGCATAGCAGCACAATTGCTTGAGATCTTCTCCTTTAGTAATTTTACTTTCTCAGCACTCTCTGGATCTTCTGCAGTAGATGAACTTCCCTCTCTGGAAATGTTTTGATCAGAAGCACCTGTAACAATGTAATTAAGGACAACATATTAAATacattttggaaaaaaaatgtctaaacaTATGGCATCTTGAAAGAGTTAAATAGAGGTGTAACACAAAGAAAAGTCTTAACCACCAAATGGCACAAGATAATTCTGCTACCAATATAGTGAGTCACAGTAACAATAATAGCATGCAATATCCATATAGAAAACAAATGCAGAGACTTAGATTAACAAAAGGTAGCAGGAAAGATGAAAAATACATAAGCCATAGAGGGAAAGGAATACCCGAAAGGCTGCATATACaatttgacaaaatataatCAGTCAACTCTCCAAGTATTTTCAAAACTGAACTTTTTGTTTACATGATAATATTCAAAATGCactttgaatttcaaattagcTTGAAGCATCACTAcaccaacaacaagaatcaaaaTCTCTTCAAACTAGATAGAGTCAACTATATGGACCAGATGACGATATAAGAAAGTTTGAAGTCTAAATCATCGGTCCATCACTATAGTCATCAACACCATATCATTAACAAGTAATCCCTAGATGCTAGTTTTAGTATCAATAGAGAAAATTTCCAAATTGTATCTCATTATCACCCAAAACTTGTATGGAAAAGTTTCGAAGTCAGGTGGCAGGTAGGTAGATTAGAAATATTGCTTCAGAACAGACAAAGGGCAATAACGTATTTGGTTACGCATACTAGCTGAAACTAACAAAATGCAGGGTTACTTTTAAGAAAGTGAAAGACCCTTCAAATGATAACTTTATTCTACTTTTCATATAGAAGATTAAAATGATAATAACCAACAGGTCATTCAAAAAACTATCGCTAAATCAGTATCTTAAAGTTTTCATGTTCAGTACAAAGAAAATTATAGTAAAACAAGTTCATCACACATGCCACTGAAATCTTTACATAAAAAAACTTAGCTTTACCAACATGCAGATGATCAAAATATTTAGGGATTTGCAGAAAACCTAAAACccgcacaaaataaaaataatatgctGAACAGTTGAATTAAATCTACTTAAATGTGTTAtactttcatgcattttaaaaaCAGCAATGAGTGTGCAATTACAGCACTGATAATTCTCTAGTCGATTATGATTCACCAGAAAATAACACCTATGATAAAATCCCCTCGTGATCCATTTAGAGACACAGAAGCTGTTTTCAATTATCCAAGTGATGTTTGGAGGATGAATGAAGAGGGTACTTTGGTTGGAGATTTTAGAATATCATCAAGGGAAAAAAGAGGCCATTTGATGAATGGTATTGATATAAGGTACTTCTTTGTAGGGATGATAAAAAAGTCCATCCATTTTTTGTGCTAATTCTGAATCTACTAAAGGTTCAAACAAGGGTAAAAATCTAAATACTAGAGTAGATTTATGGACTTTTTCATGTGAATGTGCACAAGCTGTTGCTAGTAACGATCAAATGAAAGCAATTAATATGCATTACCCACACAAGAATAAAACCCAAACAAACCAGTTAAATTTTCCATAAAACCCCATAACCAAAAACACATAAATTGAATAAACTTTGAATCTCATAATGTGTCGTGTCCGAGTATATGCTTCATCGTCAAACTCAAGACAACATTAAATTCCAAACATCAATTGTTGGGTCACCCAGTTAAATGCAAAAATCagctttttattaatatttttccaaaataggaaggaaaaaaatcaaattttggttgACCCCTAGAAAGTACCTGAATTGAATTGAGGAAGAAAGGGTCTTTGGGATTCGAGAACCGAAAGGAGTGTGGATTTGAGCTGATCCGGAAGAGTTGATCGAAATTCAAGAATTTTGTGCGACATTTCCTTCAAATCAGACTCCAACCTCTCCAACTCCTCTGAATCTGAATCTTCGGAGCTGCGAAATGCTTCATGGGTTTTCGAAATTTCTGGAGCCATATTCAGATTCAAATACTCAAGTTGAACAATAACAACACATAAATGATGCAGAGGGCGTGTTTTTATTAACGGCCAATGTTTGTGAGAAcctataaaatttatatcaacaaTTTTTGCTCGGGTTTTATTTTTGGCGTCATAATTTTTGTTTCCGAAGTATTAAATTTACAATATATTTATTCTCGAGGATGAATAAAACACAATTATCTTATTCTTTATTTGACAAGTAATTCTTTATTATTGCTCctaaaaatatgattattgttatgaataaataatttAGTGGATGTTCATCTTAGCCATTCACCTTCTTATAAACTCCATAAATGAATGGATGGTTAATGATCCTTAATTATTTTGTGTCTTATAAATAAGATTCATATTTGAGTGTAAATGCACACTTGTAAAGAGAATAATACACAAAGCTTACATCTTTGATCTTGTacttttagggtgtgtttgttttaagttataattgttgattcccgagaataaaatgatagaaatgtatatgtctatgtttgttacaagtttactaaaatttattccttggtataaaatgtttctgggaatagaaaaaaatttataagaaaaagggtgggaataaagttcccatggagatgggaataaattcataaatagtttacctattataatccatatttttatggttcctaggaatattataaagttaaccaaacatatttttcctaaattccttagaataaaattctcatctttatattccaaggaatgttattcctaggaataaatttggtaaacttgaaacaaacacacccttaatttttttttttataacaattatttatttattaaacacATTTGTGAAAATGATATTCTCTTTAATAGGATTCCTAAGCAcgtgaatttgaaaaataaaattttaaaccaTGAAACAAAtgtttaaactttatttatttattattttttttgcaatttcaacTTAATTATTCGCTTTCATAAAATAcaataaacttaaaataatgTACCTAAAAACCACAAACAAGATATTTGGAAAATGGATCCTCTACGGTGACTACAGGGTCCAGTAAAATCTCAACCTTTAAAcaataaatacttcaaaatcTAAATGttcaaaacttgaaattaaGAGAGATAATAAATTTAATGGTGTAGATTCCCACACTGCAACATGAGAAAAACACTTGAGGAAATCCCCTCCCAAATATTTGTAAgaacattattatatatatcgACGGTTTATCTACTTTTTTGTTATGATTAATCGTATATCTATTGATATATCATAAAATTTAAGTCATTAACCACTTAGTGTGTTTCATTTTAGTAGTTAATGAAGTACTCTAAATGATTAATGTGATATTTATATTCTTCAAGGAATTGGGGGACAAAATGGAGTGGGAGAccaaaactcaaaatcaaaattgggggacaaaatgttgtttttaaaatagggggatcaaattttcatttttctgaaAATAGGTAAACCAAAAGTACATTTAAGCCAATAATCAAATGAAACCCCTGAGCATGAAGTGGAAGGTTCAAGGAAGTGACGAACATGTTGAATCAAAGGTTAAACCTATTGTGAAGAAAGGCATGAGAGCCAGACAACATCCAAGTATTTGAAACACTACGGTTGATCTACCACCCTTAATcgcttcatcttcatcaattgcGATTATTTCACTATGATTGAAATTCCATTTGTAAGAACCGAATtggaaagtgaaaaaaatacaaaaatgggGGACAATGTCTTCCAAAAAACTGAGGCAAACAAATGCCATCAGCATATACAACAGCAGCAACAGAGAAATTATTCTCGACATGAATTTGACAAATTTTGGAGCCAAAATTTTCCGGCAAGAGAGAAAAGATGACAATGAGATGAAAATATATTGCATCTCGTTCTATCCCGCTATATTTCTGTACATAATGAAACTTACAATCTGCTATACAACTTTTtttcccactttttttttttccttttccctAACCTTTATTTTCTTCTGCTTTCTACTTTGTATACGTGAGGTAAGTTCATACTGCCAGTGTCCCTTCAGAGACTTGGGCATCATCTAAATCTAATGCATCTGGAGATTGAGATTTGGTTTTGCTCATAATTCTTGTAAATCCATAACCAAGAGAACTTCCACTTGCTTCACACAGCTGCATAAATAGAACAAGAACAAAatacattcattcatacatcACTTGAGTATTTCATAATTTTGAACTAGTTTAAAAGAGAAAATCACtaatttaatctctaaaataatgttgtgcaatcaatttagtccctgattttattaatattttaaaatggtccCTACAATTAAAATTTTCTGATCATATTAGTCATTTTGGATCAGTCAATTTAGACACTGAAATTGTCTAGCAAGTAGCAAGGACTAATGTGATTGAGGATTTCAATTTGAGAATCATTCAGAAACTCTTCAGTTCCAGGAACTAACTTGACAACGCCCTACTTCAAGGACTAGATTGGTGATTCAGAATGCATACCTCTGAAAGCTCAGCTAGATGTCGGCATCTGAATTCATTTATAGTAGCTGAAATCTCTGATGCCGGAAGTTTAGcctgaagaaagaaagaatgcTTAGAAAATTGAAGGCCAAAGATCTCCATGCTATATTACTGTTTCATATATTCATATAAGCTGGTATAATCAAAACTTGTTCTTTGAATGATTTGATTCTCAGAAGGCCTACATTAAACATTACCTAACATattcatttcctttttttttctcttcatattttttatgaagtacAACTATTGTTCCTCAGTAAATTAATATGAGAAGGGAAATTTTCAGGTAGTGTAACCAGGAATTCATTTCAAGAAGAAATGACCACGATCTTTTATCTCTCAATAAtgtcataatcaaataaaagagaCATATTACCAGTGACAGTgagacaaaaatattttcatttgatcAATATTTATGTggcaaaaaaaatcaactcaGACCCTCTTCATCTGTACAGCTCGTCCAGCCAAATCCACATCGTTGAATCCAAATCATATATGATCTAACGGTCAAGATTTGGCTGCACCGGATGCAGAGCATTTGGTTAGAGCATTCAATGAAACTTGATTTACCTGAGCAAGCACAGCAGCTGCTAATTGAAGACTTGGCTCCAAGGTCTCTGGGACCACCTGCAAATGACAGAAAATTCTACAGTAATCATTCCACTAAAAGCCAGTTTTGCTTTCAATTTGCTATAAAAAAGCAAGAATTAAATGACTCTTTTCCTACGGTTTTGGGACTGTCCTGTAAGGTAACTAAAACATGAATACTAGAAGTAGGTATGAGAATATTACCGCAGTAGCTCCAGCCTTCTCTAAATTCACTCCATGATCAACGTCATGGGCGCGAACAAAAGTCTTCACATTTGGGAAGTACTTACTCAGAGCCCAAACTGTTCTATAATTTGCTCCAGGCGTATCTAGAGTAATAGCTGCAGCACATGCCCTTTCAGCCCCGATCTTATGAAGGACCTAGTCATCcgttaaaaagaaaatcaggCAACGACAAGTATGTGACACATGTACCCAAGTTGCAAGTACTACCTCTCGACTGCCAGCATCTCCAAAGTACACAGGGAGATCGAGTGCTCGCCCAACTGCCACTCTTTCACTGTTAATATTGGCAAATATGGATAGCAAGTTAGTTCATCATCTTCTGTGTCCTACCCAAAATTGCACAGACATCAAGGGAAGATGGAAGATTTATTCCTACAAACCTTTGAACGAAAGTCAAAGGCCTCAATTGAACTCAAAAAGACTTGTACTAAAGAAGAGTATCTATTATCTAAACTACTCCTATTATAAAACAACTtgaaaatttaagataaaagaAGTATGAAAAGTGTTGAAGATATATGTTTTAGATAAAAggatgagaaaaataataagaacTTCGAATATTATCGATAATAACTTGATACTAACTTCATACAAAAGTTTAACGTAATAGGGATACGCAGACTCGATCCTAAATAAATAGGGAAATCACAATAAACTAATTCCCAAGAGATAACGTAACATATTATAAGCTTACAAACATAGTAATAGACATCAAATCATTCATCCATAAGAACAATTACAAGAAAAGGATAGAAATTTAAATTAGGGATGTTGTGTTACCTTCTCACATCTAGTGCAACAAATGGAATAAGTCGCTCGGAAAGAAGTTGTGCAATGATCTGAAAATAACAAAGGTAAATTCCAGCACATTTATGTAAACTAACTAAGCAAACCAAAATATAGAGAATTTACCTGGCCAACTCGTCCAAATCCACAAATAATGATATGATCTTGCAGATCATCTGTCTGTAAAAGATGACATCCAAAATTCAGTAACTACTAAGTTTGTACGTCAactccaaataaaaaaatgtaaatggcAAAACTACAGGTGTCAGTGTCAGAGTAGGTGCTTCATAGATTCTAAGGATAAAAATTTATGACCATGTGCAACTAACGAAGTTACAGGGCTGCAACCAATTTAAGAGATTTTACCTCACTTTCTACAGGTAATAAACTTCTAACATCATTCTGCTCGAAACGGGAAGCAATCAGCTGGCCTCCTGCAGCTAGCCATGGAGTGATGGCCATTGAAATGCCCACAACAAGAAACAACAAAGAAGATAGCTGGGAAGACATTATGCCCTGCAGAAATGTCAATTAGCAAAAGGTCTTTACATATCATCAAGAAAACGAAACTTCTCCGCAGCTACTAATACAcaaataattttgtatttttcaacTTACAATGATGATTGATAATAAACAAAACTAACGGCAACGAaatgcaaatttaatttttcagcACTTGTCTGGCACTCTAACCAGCAACTATTATTTATCCATTTATTAAACTAACTCCAGAAAAATGACTTATTTTACATTAATATAAAGATCAAGAGCAAAATAGTATTAATAAATCACAGATTCTTGGTAAGGAAAACagtattaaaaaacaaaaacctgaTTAACAGCTTCTCCAAAAGCCACAAATGCAAATTCTCCACCAGGAGCAAGAAGAAGTCCAGCTCTTAAAGCAGAAATGACGGAAATCCCAAAGATTCTACCCATCAAAGAAACTAAGAGAGTCTTGCCGCATATTAAGAGTGCCAATGTCCCCGTGACGACTGGGAAGTTTGAAACAAAAAGTTTTGGATCGATTGACATTCCAACCTGAAAAGTCACAAAATATAATTGCTATTGATTACACAAGTTACATATTGACGTTGGGTTGATCTTTAACTCATTTGCAACAATAATACTGGGAAATCCAAagacaaatcaacaacaaaaatcaatatttttctgGTCAATTCAACATAACTGTTAAATCTGGGTTTTAGATCAACCCTTCAGCTTGCTTGAAAAATATCAGTTTTCTTTCTAGTAATAATATGAAGTTATATCTCCAACGCAAATCCCACTTAAGTGTGATAAAGTTCAGTTAATGTTGTTACATATGTGATGCTTTTGTGAGACTATCAGTCCACAACAAGCATTTACAATTTATTGAATTTAGCACAAAGAAATACTCTACTTGAATTCTTTTTTCAGTTGCTTTATAATCTTAAACTTTGAACTCTTCTTCACACAACTGTTGCTGAATACAaaactaaattaataaaaaaattagagcaGTTAGTTACTTTGTATGGACGAAGcaaaagaaaatgtttgataTCTAAACTTTTCAACTTCAAATAGTTTTTCGCTTTTTCTTCATTGAAGGATCTAACTTGGTTTCCATTTTGAACTATAACTTAGTGGCATGAAATCCTGATCATAATCATTTATGGTGAATAATGAAGATGGAGATAAGAGGGAGAATCTTTCAAATTTCGATCTGGAAAGGAAACAAGAAGACAGAGATGACCTGTAGAGTTTGCATTCAATGCAGGAAATAAATTTTCAGAAGAGGACACATATAACACAAAATGAACTCTGCTCTTCGAAAAAATTTACTGTATGATTTCATCTCTAATGTATGATTTCTCAAATGGCCAATTCATTGCTCGTGAATAGTAACTGTTGCAGTAATGATGGACTCGACAACCACAATTGTAGTCACATCAATAGTAACTGTCTGCAACTATTGACATCATAATGAAATTGTAAGGATAGTTCttgttggaaattccgcctttATTGTGGTCCGCCCCTAGTCGCCTAAATTGCGCCCTTTGGTTTGCtttcattgcagcctccaacaccttcattgtgttggctttgagggggtggatttagtcccacataaGATAGATAGGACTCTTgggaagagtttataaagaggaggcactcctcaccttacaagccggttttgtaaggatgagttagcccccaaatttcaacagttcaaaatgaaaacagTGTTTGTCAcatgaacaaataaaataaaacagttAGTAAAtttgcaaattttttatattcagcactcaccttacaagccggttttgtaaggatgagttagcccccaaatttcaacagttcaaaatgaaaacaatgttTGTCAcatgaacaaataaaataaaacagttAGTAAATTTGCGAATTTTTTATATTCAGCACCTACCGTCATAAAGAAGAGCCCCAAAAGAAGGCCACGATATGGAGCAATATCAGATTCAACCTGTAAGGAAAATTCAGTTTCTGCCAGTAGTAAACCAGCTAAAAATGCTCCCAATGCCATGGAAAGTCCTGCCTGTTATAAGAAAAAAGGACAAAATGTCAAAGTCGGGCTAATGGACACAACAAGTAATGAACTTAAACCCTAAGTTTTGAGCATTAGACCAGTCATCGAGTCGGGTTATGGTTGATGGTCTAACAAGAAGACACACACACatgaatattatcattttttatataattaacattTAACAGTGttgaagtttaaaaaaatattgaatttcttGTGGTTCAAACAACACCATAACTGGTGCATCTTGTGGTTAAAAATCTGAACaagttaaattttcaaaatgtaattaatttaagCAGTCAATATCTAATTCACTGGTGAGACAAGTTCTATAAAAGTTTCAATTATAGAGGTTTGATCGGTCATGACACTAGTTCTCTAGTTACAATGATGAAGGCTCGACTGGATTAGCTACTGGAGCAGTATACAGGCTTGACTGGATAAACTACTGGAGCAGTTCACATTGAGCTGGTCCGACCAGTTTGTTCCGTTTTCAGAGTAGTGCTTAAACCAAACAATCAAACCTTGGTTGTTAGCCTTCTAATTTGTCTTAAATTATTCTAAGATAATATTACAGAAAACATGAACAGTTGCTTTTATAATGAACAAAAACACTAGAAGAAACTCTTCAGCTAGTCAAAAATCAAAGGAAAGGATGAAAAGCAAAGCAATAGGATAATCACGTACCCTGGCAGTCAAAAGACTGGTCCCAAGAATAACAAGAAGTGTATTGGCTGAGAATATTTCAGCATTTTGATTTTCTGCGACTTGCTTGTATATTGGCCGAAGGAGctgtaaagaagaagaagaggaaactCAGTACAAAGCCCACACTATATCTGCAAATGAAGTATCACTATCCAAAGCCTTCTAATTGaaccccaaaaaaatatcacttttcCACTGAACAAATGgcttttttatgatttatgttttatcATTAGGATCCTGAATGGCCACAGCATTAATCCACTAACACAAGGCACAAAAACTATAAAGAAACTTTCACCATGGCCTCATAAGTTCGACAGTTATAACATGGTCGGTCCAACGTGTTTGGAGGCCTAAAGCAAATTGTtaaataggctaaaatatggttttagtccctgcaaatatgcctcgttttagttttagtccctgtaaaaaaaaaaaattgtttttggtccctgcaaaattttttgtttttgaaaatagtccctgaccccacttttgtgatgatttgcatacgtgacacattataactgaacccattttgtagtttttggtccctgcaaaatattttgtttttaaaaaaggtccctgcaaaatttgaTAGTCCctcaaaaaattttgcagggaccaaaaacaatttttttttacagggactaaaaccaaaacgaggcatatttgcagggactaaaaccatattttagccttgttAAATAAGgcctttttattaaattaatgataattttttaaaaaattgtattatttgtttgttataaaattgatattttatatatgtgtaaattttgaagttatataaatttttgttatatatatatatatatggggttagCTAGAACACACTCACTAGTTTTTATGtaggagtgttttagcaagctacgccttaaggtgtatttaactactttttagttataacttgctaaaacacaccttctaaaaaataagtgggtgtatcctagcaaatgcccataggagttgctaacatacacccacttattttttagaatgtgtgttttagcaacattcaccttaaggtgtatttaacaactttttagttatatctttgctaaaacacaccttaataaaaactagtgggtgtatcctagcaaacccctatatatatatgtatagtaGAACTTAACCATTATTTGAGAGGTCAAAATGGTTAAATaatgtatttattattaataagtaaatgtgacaaaaaaaaaagtatatgcaAACAAGATATAGTGAAAACACTTCTTCAATTGTAATTTGTGATTGTGGTGATGTCACTGGGTTTTATTAATGTAGATCATGTGTTCAATTCTTGCAAAATGCATTTTAGTATTTACGGACCGTTTTTTTAGTAAAGAagattatataaaaaatgttaaaaagtgaCAGATGGGATTCGAACCCAtggaatattattttttgaaaaatcggtTAACCACAGTGCCACTATACAAGAATTGTAATAATAcggaaaatatttatataatatgcaaACTTTTGGGCCTAAAGCACTAGCTTTAGTGCCCATAGGCCATGGCAGGTCATGCGTTATAAACAACCAGGAACATTATATTATTGCAACTGGTTGGTAACTTCCATCAATTATGACTAGTTGAATATCTAATGGTGCTTCACATGGGCATCTATATCATGTGAAACTATAGAATTGATGGCCTAGCTTTATGCCCTATACACAATTGATTTGAAAAGcacttaaattaaatattagtaaaacaaaaatagataTAGCAATTCATGAGGACAAGAAAAATTGATATTTCCTTCAAGTATAAAAAAGCTTTAGCTACAA containing:
- the LOC11435886 gene encoding uncharacterized protein; translated protein: MAPEISKTHEAFRSSEDSDSEELERLESDLKEMSHKILEFRSTLPDQLKSTLLSVLESQRPFLPQFNSGASDQNISREGSSSTAEDPESAEKVKLLKEKISSNCAAMPIVLKRMKDCIAKIEKLDSYNAANIHQGFKRKKTG